One window of the Panulirus ornatus isolate Po-2019 chromosome 47, ASM3632096v1, whole genome shotgun sequence genome contains the following:
- the LOC139763404 gene encoding DNA polymerase subunit gamma-1-like isoform X3 has translation MGKNIFATGLHLRKFSSSVYCMICLPRIQAEVRHPLSYMKLHFIVQRCKSTYKKILDKAMHDENHLDLEECNQFPDAHTSHLPFSSPKISKIKKNIRQNSVYKTFGDDPTHVNISSHTKNPADESSNRDIPGQAPDIGIISVKEVLESVQEDLFRVDHVDNPASLKSKKLHSKKLDVTRKTEIYEQKHKAKITDKRKRSQSKDIPRSRKKIVFLKNEKEHREGLSEIICKMDPMTKNTYSLIADKAICTDLNQYGKSSECDLDDSVLPRENEYIPTVSKVTEKDTNVTENIDNLESCKIVPSDPTIRHDMQRKNPLGIQNVSTQLFNQIFSKVTPKDPQEAEEDLQRSKEHLQAHGLWNKKSSVLPDYDFKLPPLEDQDIDQHFRIVAEEQCGSYKILLNQLVAEDLPNLPNKWQFAPGWTRYNSDGSYTQVDFPDCHAIVFDVEVCMKEGNQPTLATAVSDKYWYSWCSNYLIYPHHEHGGNIGVKDLIPLETSDNMLSMNIKSSGVPRVVVGHNVSYDRIRVREQYLMEGTPLRFVDTMSLHIAVSGLVSEQRALLMKNRNSKNQIKLPWMFVGCENSLNEVYRFYCHSEENLDKSTRNVFVDGTLKDIRDRFQELMNYCSSDVKVTHMVLVKLLPLFFERFPHPVTFAGMLEMGLTFLPVTENWNKYIRAAESEFNHVERLLNEELVKQAQAALKYMEKNEYEEDLWLWSLDWSKPKGKVKKLPGYPNWYRKLCARTGEKQGSPEPENMSTRLQIVPKLLRLTWDGFPLHYERQYGWGYLKPLYSNVSEIPHPEIPSVDSNDKEMPVFPVKALYEACSDKGNIKEQTDLKKAKRYNLLGIDENLELLVSENDNQNGHTSQQISKHEQRFLNIGIPGVAFVPLPHKDGTGNRVGNPLAKDFLSKLEDKTLSSHFGDIAELVLKTTKTISYWKNNRDRILSQMVIWNDHSCLPHSVTKADGYKSDGKYGIILPMAVTAGTITRRAVERTWMTASNAYADRIGSELKAMVEAPPGYKFVGADVDSQELWIAAVLGDAYFSGEHGATALGWMTLQGKKSDGTDMHSRTANSVGISRDHAKIINYGRIYGAGLNFLERLLKQFNPSLTDIETKERAKELFSTTKGKKGWYLNQEGKQLARTMDYPLTGEALSRRQINKMLWHAKQNNIEATFADVVEKPHVWVGGSESHMFNCLEAIARSEKPRTPVLGARITRALEPDYVDEQFMTSRVNWVVQSSAVDYLHIMLVCMRWLFTKYEISGRFCISIHDEVRYMVSSEDCYRAALALQITNLLTRSLFALRLGFKDLPQSVAFFSGIDIDQVLRKEPHLDCVTPSNPEGLMKGYGMPPGSTFDIKKILEVTHGSLTKHEINT, from the exons ATGGGAAAGAACATCTTTGCTACAGGATTGCATTTAAGAAAATTTTCATCCTCAGTGTATTGTATGATATGCTTACCAAGGATTCAAGCTGAAGTCAGGCACCCTTTGAGTTACATGAAGCTTCACTTCATCGTACAGAGATGTAAATCCACCTATAAAAAGATATTGGATAAAGCCATGCATGATGAAAATCATCTTGATCTTGAAGAGTGCAATCAGTTTCCTGATGCACATACAAGTCATTTACCCTTTTCTTCTCCAAAAattagcaaaataaaaaaaaatatcagacaaAATTCAGTATACAAGACTTTTGGGGATGACCCAACGCATGTAAATATTTCCAGTCATACTAAGAATCCTGCAGATGAGTCCAGCAACAGAGATATACCTGGCCAAGCTCCAGATATTGGGATCATATCTGTAAAGGAGGTACTTGAAAGTGTTCAGGAAGATTTGTTCAGAGTTGACCATGTTGACAACCCTGCCAGTTTAAAATCCAAGAAATTGCATTCAAAGAAGTTAGATGTCACcagaaaaacagaaatatatgaaCAAAAGCATAAGGCCAAGATCACCGATAAAAGGAAAAGATCACAGTCAAAAGATATTCCAAGGAGCAGAAAGAAAATTGTCTTTCTTAAGAATGAAAAAGAACATAGAGAAGGACTTAGTGAAATAATCTGTAAAATGGACCCAATGACTAAGAATACATATTCTCTGATTGCAGACAAAGCGATTTGTACAGATCTAAACCAATATGGTAAATCATCAGAGTGTGATCTGGATGATtctgtattaccaagagaaaatgaatatatcCCTACAGTCTCAAAAGTGACAGAAAAGGATACAAATGTCACAGAAAATATTGATAACTTAGAGAGTTGTAAAATTGTACCTTCAGATCCAACCATAAGGCATGATATGCAGCGCAAAAATCCATTAGGTATACAGAATGTTTCCACTCAGCTTTTTAATCAGATTTTTAGCAAGGTTACACCAAAGGATCCTCAAGAGGCAGAGGAGGATCTTCAGAGGAGTAAAGAACATTTGCAAGCCCATGGATTATGGAACAAAAAATCATCTGTCCTACCAGATTATGACTTCAAGTTGCCTCCACTTGAGGACCAAGATATAGACCAACATTTCCGTATTGTTgcagaggagcaatgtggttcgTATAAGATATTGCTCAATCAGCTGGTAGCTGAAGACTTACCAAATTTACCCAATAAGTGGCAGTTTGCTCCAGGTTGGACTCGATACAATTCTGATGGTAGCTACACACAAGTGGATTTCCCAGACTGTCATGCTATTGTCTTTGATGTGGAGGTGTGCATGAAAGAGGGAAATCAACCAACTTTGGCCACTGCTGTGTCTGACAAGTATTGGTACTCTTGGTGCAGCAATTACCTCATTTACCCTCATCATGAACATGGAGGTAATATTGGTGTAAAGGACTTGATTCCTCTTGAAACATCTGACAATATGTTATCTATGAATATCAAAAGCTCAGGAGTTCCTCGTGTGGTCGTTGGTCACAATGTGAGTTATGACCGAATTAGAGTCCGTGAACAATATCTAATGGAAGGAACTCCATTACGCTTTGTTGATACCATGTCACTACATATAGCTGTCAGTGGATTAGTCTCAGAACAGCGAGCATTGTTGATGAAGAATAGAAATAGCAAAAATCAAATAAAGCTGCCATGGATGTTTGTTGGATGTGAGAATAGTTTAAATGAAGTTTACAGATTTTATTGCCACTCAGAGGAAAATCTTGATAAAAGCACTCGAAATGTTTTTGTAGATGGCACCTTAAAGGACATCCGTGATAGATTTCAGGAACTTATGAATTACTGTAGTAGTGATGTAAAAGTAACTCATATGGTCTTAGTCAAACTCTTACCACTATTTTTTGAACGATTCCCTCATCCTGTTACCTTTGCAGGAATGCTGGAAATGGGGTTAACTTTCCTTCCAGTTACAGAAAATTGGAACAAATATATTAGAGCTGCAGAATCAGAGTTCAATCATGTAGAAAGATTGTTGAATGAGGAGCTGGTGAAGCAGGCTCAGGCAGCTCTTAAGTATATGGAGAAAAATGAATATGAAGAAGATCTTTGGTTGTGGAGCCTTGATTGGTCAAAACCCAAAGGAAAAGTAAAGAAGTTACCTGGATATCCAAACTGGTACAGAAAGCTCTGTGCACGTACTGGTGAGAAGCAAGGTTCTCCTGAACCAGAAAATATGAGTACAAGACTACAGATAGTACCAAAGCTGTTAAGACTAACCTGGGATGGTTTTCCCCTTCATTATGAGAGGCAGTATGGATGGGGATACCTGAAACCCTTGTACTCGAATGTGAGTGAAATACCACATCCAGAAATTCCTTCAGTTGATAGCAATGACAAAGAAATGCCAGTATTCCCTGTGAAAGCCTTGTATGAAGCATGTTCTGATAAAGGTAACATTAAGGAGCAAACAGACTTAAAGAAAGCAAAAAGATACAATTTATTAGGAATAGATGAAAACTTGGAATTACTTGTATCTGAAAATGATAATCAGAATGGTCATACTTCCCAGCAAATAAGCAAGCATGAACAAAGATTTTTAAACATTGGTATCCCTGGTGTGGCTTTTGTTCCATTACCACACAAAGATGGAACTGGAAATCGTGTTGGAAATCCTTTGGCCAAGGATTTTTTAAGTAAACTTGAGGACAAGACATTAAGTAGCCACTTTGGAGACATTGCAGAGCTTGTACTGAAGACTACCAAGACAAtatcttactggaaaaacaatcggGATCGCATACTCTCCCAAATGGTTATTTGGAATGATCATTCATGTCTACCACATTCTGTAACTAAAGCAG ATGGATATAAAAGTGATGGTAAATATGGAATAATTTTGCCAATGGCAGTTACTGCAGGAACGATCACTCGACGTGCTGTTGAACGCACCTGGATGACAGCATCAAATGCATATGCCGATCGCATTGGCTCAGAGCTTAAGGCCATGGTTGAAGCCCCCCCAG GTTATAAATTTGTTGGTGCTGATGTAGACTCTCAAGAATTATGGATTGCTGCTGTGCTTGGTGATGCTTATTTTTCTGGAGAACATGGAGCTACAGCTTTAGGGTGGATGACATTGCAAGGTAAAAAGAGTGATGGAACAGACATGCACAGTCGTACAGCGAACAGCGTTGGGATATCACGTGATCATGCTAAG ATCATCAATTATGGTCGAATTTATGGGGCTGGTTTGAATTTCCTTGAACGACTACTGAAGCAGTTTAACCCAAGTTTGACAGATATTGAAACTAAAGAACGTGCCAAAGAATTATTTTCTACtacaaaagggaaaaagggatGGTACCTGAATCAGGAGGGAAAACAGCTTGCCAGAACCATGGATTATCCTCTGACTGGAGAAGCTTTAAGCCGCAGACAG aTAAACAAAATGTTATGGCATGCAAAGCAGAACAACATAGAAGCCACATTTGCTGATGTTGTTGAGAAGCCACATGTTTGGGTTGGAGGCTCAGAATCTCACATGTTCAACTGTCTGGAAGCTATTGCCAGGTCTGAGAAGCCAAGAACACCTGTACTTGGAGCAAGAATAACACGAGCTCTTGAACCAGATTATGTAGACGAGCAATTTATGACAAGCAGGGTTAACTGGGTTGTACAGAGCTCAG CTGTGGACTACCTTCACATAATGCTTGTATGCATGCGATGGCTGTTTACAAAGTATGAAATCTCAGGTCGTTTCTGCATAAGCATTCATGATGAG GTTCGATACATGGTGTCTTCTGAAGATTGTTACAGAGCTGCCTTAGCCCTCCAGATCACCAACCTTCTTACACGATCATTATTTGCCCTAAG GTTGGGATTTAAGGATCTACCACAGTCTGTAGCATTTTTCAGTGGCATCGACATTGATCAAGTGTTGCGAAAAGAGCCCCATCTTGATTGTGTCACCCCTTCAAACCCAGAAGGCTTGATGAAGGGATATGGCATGCCACCAGGAAGCACATttgacataaaaaaaattttggaggTTACTCATGGATCATTGACTAAGCATGAAATCAACACTTGA